CAGGCCGTACGCGTGCAGGAAGCGCCGACGCATTTTGCCGGCGAGCGTGAACGCGGCGAGAGCTCGCTGTGCGGCGACTTCGCCGAGATCAGCATGCCCGCCGGCGAATTCCAGCCGATGCGCGAATTCTGGGAGCCGCTCGGTTTCGTGGCGCTCGATGAAAGTGAAACGCCGTACCTGCGCATGTCGATGACCAGCGATCACGTCGATCTGGCCGTACACCGCCCGCGCATGCTCGACGTGCCGATGCTGGTGTTCGCCGCGGCCGACATGGGGGAGCGCATCGAACGCCTGCGCGCGCTCGGCTGCGAATTGTCCGAGGATCTGCCGCGTGGCCTCGACCCGCGCCACAACGCGCTGCTCGAAGCGCCCGAAGGCACCCATCTTCTGCTGATCAACGCCGTCGACTAGTCACCGTGCGCGCGCCGAGGCGAGAGGCTCACGCGGCATTCCGCCCATGCGCGTGCGGCCGAAAGTGAGGATAATCCGCCTCACAGTCCGCACCAGCGGCACGTATTTCACGGAGTTTCCCCAATGATTCGATCTGTCTACGCGGCCGTCGCCGCATTGATGGTTTTGTTTTGCTCATCGGTAAAGGCCGATGAGGGCATGTGGACTTTTCATGGCTTTCCGTTGGCGAAGGCGAACGCCGCGCTCAAGACGAATATCGACCAGGCCTGGCTCGATCGCGTGCGCACCGCGACCGTTCGCCTGTCGAACTGCACCGCTTCGTTCATTTCCGGCGAAGGGCTGATCCTCACCAATCATCACTGCGTCGAGGCCTGCCTCGCGGATCTGTCTTCGAAGGAAAAAAGCCTGGTGGAAGACGGCTTCCTGGCGAAGACCCACGAAGAAGAAAAGAAATGCCAGACGCAGATCGCGGATGTACTCACCGCCACCGACGACATCACCGCCACGGTGAATGCGGCCACGGCCGGGAAACCGGAGGCGGCGGCGAACGACATCCGCAAGGCCACGCTGACACGCCTCGAAAGCGAATGCGAAGCGACGACGAAGCTCAAGTGCCAGGCCGTCACGTTGTACGACGGCGGCCAGTACTGGCTGTACAAGTACCGGCGCTACACCGACCTGCGCATCGTGTTCGCGCCCGAGGCGGCGATCGCCTCGTTCGGCGGCGATCCGGACAACTTCCAGTTCCCGCGCTGGAACATCGACATGGGTGTATTGCGCGCTTACCAGGACGGCAAGCCGGCCGTCACGCCTGACTACATGAAGATCAACTTCGCCGGTCCCGCGGCCGGCGAAGCGGTGTTCGTGTCGGGCCATCCCGGGTCGACCGACCGCCTGCTCACCGTCGCGCAGCTCAAGGAGCAGCGCGCCGTCGACATCCCGCAGTGGTTGTTGCGCAATTCGGAGTATCGCGGCCGGCTCATCCAGTTCTCGGCACAGAACCCGACCAACGAGCGCATCGCCGCCGACCTGCTCAACAGCGTCGAGAATTCCATCAAGGTGCGCCGCAAGCAGCTCGACGCGCTCAACGAGGACGCGTTGTTCGCGGCGAAGACCGCCGAGCAGCAGGCGCTGCAGAAGAAGATCGCCGCCAGCCCGGCGCTCAGGAAGGAAATCGGCGATCCGTGGAAGGAAATCGAAGCCGCGCTGGCCGTGGAGCGGGGGATGACGCAGCCGCTGACGTACGTCGAGTCCGGTGCGGGGTTCCCCGGCCGTCTCGCCACCTTCGCGCGCTCGCTGGTGCGCGGCGCCGCCGAACGCGACAAGCCCAATGGCGAACGGCTGCGCGAGTACACCGATGGCGAACTGCCGCGCATCGAGCAGCAGCTCGGTGCCGCCGTGCCTATCTACCCGGAAATCGAGATCCTGCGCCTGAGCATGGGTCTGGAGCGTATGCGGGAATGGCTGGGGCCGGATCATGAAGTGGTGCACCAGTTGTTGTCGAAGGAATCTCCCGCTGGCCTCGCCAAACGGCTCGTGGGTGAAACGAAGCTCGCCGACCCGGCCGTGCGCCTCGCGCTGTGGAAAGGCGGCTCGAAGGCGATCGCCGAATCGACCGATCCGTTCATCGTGATGGCGCGCACCATCGAGCCCGGCCGCCGCGCCATTCGCAAAACCTACGATGACAGCGTCGAGGCGCCGATCCGTTCCGCCACGGAGCGCCTGGCCAAGGCCCGGTTCGCCGCGCTCGGGACCAGCGTGTATCCGGATGCGACGTTCACGCTGCGCCTGAACTGGGGCACCGTTCAGGGCTGGACCGAAAACGGCAAGCCGGTCCCGCCGTTCACCCGCCTGGCGCGCGCCTTCGAGCGTGCGACCGGCGCGGATCCGTTCCGCATTCCGGACAGCTGGCTGCGCGTCAAGGACAAGCTCGACATGAACACGCCGTTCGACCTTTCCACCAACAACGACATCGTCGGCGGAAATTCGGGCAGCGCGTTGATCAACGCGAAGGGCGAAATCGTGGGGCTGCTGTTCGACGGCAACATCCATTCGATCTCGGGCTCGTACTGGTTCGACACCGCGAAGAACCGCGCCATCGCCGTGCATCCGGCGATCATCAAGGAGGCGTTGTCGAAGGTCTACGACGCCGACGCCCTGCTGGCGGAGCTCGGTCGTTAGTTAGGTCTCGAGAGGCACGGAAGTCGGTGTCAGGTGGGACTTGCGAAAACAAGTCCCACCTGACACCGACTTCCGGTCCTCCACCCTGCGCTACTCCCGCGCGTGCACATCGAACCGCACGCGCATCTCATCCACGACCAGCAGCGCACCCAGCGCCGCGCTGAAGGGTTTCAATCCGAGGTCCGATTGCTTGAGCGGAAACTCGCCGCTCGCGGATATGGCTCCAACCTGGCGATTCACCTGCATCGGCACGCGCACGTGATGGACCTGGTCCTTGAGCGTGATCTCGACGTCCACGTCGAAGGTCTCGCCGGTGGCCAACACTGATGTGGCACGCAGCCGCACGGCCGGATATCTTGCGGCGTCGAGCAAAGCCTCCGACAACATGTTGCTGCGCGTGCCGTCGCGCGCGCTCTGCGGAACACCTGGCGGAAAATCCGCGCCCGCCATCTCGCGCATCGCCGGCTCGTCGATGGTCAGTTCGGCGACGGGAAACGCAATTTCGAAACGGGTCTGCGTCAGATCGCCGGTGAGATAGACGCTGCCCGCGAGATGATGCGACGCGATCACGTGGTTATGCCCCAGCCGGGCCAGTGTGCCACCGCGATACACCAGGATCTGCAGCAGCGATTCTTCCGCGATCACTTTGTATTCGTGCGCGCCCGCGGGAATCGCCGTGGATTGCTGGCCCGGTGGCGCGGGCGGCGGTGTTTCGACCACCGGTGGCGTTGTCTGACATGCGCACAGTGCCAATACCATGACAGTTGTAACAAGCCGGGAACCGGATCCCGCGGAAAACCTGCTCATGGCATGTGCCTCTCTCTTC
This sequence is a window from Pseudomonadota bacterium. Protein-coding genes within it:
- a CDS encoding S46 family peptidase → MIRSVYAAVAALMVLFCSSVKADEGMWTFHGFPLAKANAALKTNIDQAWLDRVRTATVRLSNCTASFISGEGLILTNHHCVEACLADLSSKEKSLVEDGFLAKTHEEEKKCQTQIADVLTATDDITATVNAATAGKPEAAANDIRKATLTRLESECEATTKLKCQAVTLYDGGQYWLYKYRRYTDLRIVFAPEAAIASFGGDPDNFQFPRWNIDMGVLRAYQDGKPAVTPDYMKINFAGPAAGEAVFVSGHPGSTDRLLTVAQLKEQRAVDIPQWLLRNSEYRGRLIQFSAQNPTNERIAADLLNSVENSIKVRRKQLDALNEDALFAAKTAEQQALQKKIAASPALRKEIGDPWKEIEAALAVERGMTQPLTYVESGAGFPGRLATFARSLVRGAAERDKPNGERLREYTDGELPRIEQQLGAAVPIYPEIEILRLSMGLERMREWLGPDHEVVHQLLSKESPAGLAKRLVGETKLADPAVRLALWKGGSKAIAESTDPFIVMARTIEPGRRAIRKTYDDSVEAPIRSATERLAKARFAALGTSVYPDATFTLRLNWGTVQGWTENGKPVPPFTRLARAFERATGADPFRIPDSWLRVKDKLDMNTPFDLSTNNDIVGGNSGSALINAKGEIVGLLFDGNIHSISGSYWFDTAKNRAIAVHPAIIKEALSKVYDADALLAELGR
- a CDS encoding YceI family protein; amino-acid sequence: MVETPPPAPPGQQSTAIPAGAHEYKVIAEESLLQILVYRGGTLARLGHNHVIASHHLAGSVYLTGDLTQTRFEIAFPVAELTIDEPAMREMAGADFPPGVPQSARDGTRSNMLSEALLDAARYPAVRLRATSVLATGETFDVDVEITLKDQVHHVRVPMQVNRQVGAISASGEFPLKQSDLGLKPFSAALGALLVVDEMRVRFDVHARE